One Triticum dicoccoides isolate Atlit2015 ecotype Zavitan chromosome 4B, WEW_v2.0, whole genome shotgun sequence genomic window carries:
- the LOC119296109 gene encoding short-chain dehydrogenase TIC 32, chloroplastic-like: MAVRNLAAAEAVRQVVLAETPVASLNLIELDLSPLTSIRNFAANFADRGLPLNILMTIQHTPALSEREGFPLMDT; this comes from the exons ATGGCCGTGCGCAACCTCGCCGCGGCAGAGGCCGTGCGCCAGGTCGTCCTTGCCGAGACCCCCGTCGCCAGCCTCAACCTGATAGAGCTGGACCTCTCCCCACTGACCTCCATCCGCAACTTCGCCGCCAACTTCGCCGACAGGGGCCTACCGCTGAACATCCTCAT GACAATTCAACATACCCCTGCCCTTTCGGAGAGGGAAGGTTTCCCACTCATGGACACCTAG